CGGACACAAATCGGGTTCATTGGATTTCGATCATTTTGCTATCGCTGAATCGAATTTATATCCGCATGCGAATCTATTGTTTTCACTCGCACTCATTGGCTTCGGTTCAAAGGCTGGTATGATTCCATTGCATATCTGGCTTCCGGAAGCACATCCCGCCGCACCCAGTCATGTATCCGCTTTGATGTCCGGTGTGATGATTAAAACTGGTATATACGGCATTTTGCGCACTCTTACTTGGTTAGGTCATCCACCGGTTGGTTGGGCGTTGACGATGATTATCATTGGCAGTGTTTCCGGGGTTATCGGAGTGTTGATGGCATTGTCGCAACGTGACCTGAAGCGTGTATTGGCTTACAGTAGTGTAGAAAATATCGGAATTATATTTCTTGGGATTGGGATTGGGATTTTGGGACAAGCGACGGGTACTCCGGCAATGACAATACTCGGTTACGGCGGAGCACTTTGGCACATACTAAACCACTCCATTTTTAAGGGACTACTGTTCTTCGGAGCGGGCAGTGTTCTTCATGGCGCAAAAACACTTGATTTAGAGCAAACCGGCGGGCTCTTGAAACGAATGCCATGGACTGGGATTCCATTCTTAATCGGCGCTGTAGCGATTTCAGGGTTACCTCCGCTAAATGGATTTATCAGTGAATTCATGATTTTCTTGGGAGCATTTCACGGTATTCAGATGCTGGATGCCTTAGGTGCCATTCCAGCAATCCTTACGATAATTGCATTAGCCTCTATTGGCGGTCTCTCGGTTGCATGTTTTACCAGAACTTTTGGTACCTTGTTTCTTGGCCACCCACGCTCATCGCAAGCTTCTCAGGCACATGAAGTAAAGCAAGCGATGCGTCTGCCGATGGTCATATTAGCTACACTATGCGTTGTAATTGGTCTGTCGGCACCGTTAACTCTGGTTGTAGTTAAACCGGTGCTTGTTTCGTTTACAAACGATATTTCGACTACCGGTTACTTGAAGTTGTTAAGTCATGTACAACCATTACTACTACGAATGCTCATCATTACGCTTTTGTTTGCTGTCATTTTCGCAACAATATACGGGCTGCGAAAATATTTTTTATCGAGAAAAGTCGCATCAGATTCCGTCACTTGGGATTGTGGTTACGTGCAACCAACTTCGCGGATGCAGTACACAGCATCGTCGTTTGCCCAACCAATAACAAACCTCACTTCTGGGGTAACTCGTCTTCAAGTTCATTGTAAAAAGCCGGAAGGATTGTTTCCGACTGATGGTTCATTCGAATCCGAATCTCCCGATGGAATCAAAGAAGGATTTTGGTCACCAGTATTCAAAAGCACCGAGTGGTTTTTATTGCGATTCCGATGGATACAAATGGGAAGTATCCATCTCTACATTCTCTACATCGCAATCACATTGTCCGCATTACTAATTTGGAAGTTGCGGTGACACGATGATAAATCCATCTTCCCTCTTGCTATTTGCTCTATCCTTACTCATTGCACCTTTGTTGCTTGGAGTGATTAACCGCACTAAGGCGATTTGGGCGGGTCGTACCGGTCAGCCGATTCTCCAAGTGTGTTTCGATCTAATTAAGTTGTTAC
This window of the bacterium genome carries:
- a CDS encoding proton-conducting transporter membrane subunit — translated: MNLLLVALTFIAAGGFGAFVTQTTPKLSNGFGLGGAITGSALGLLSAILFLTSPLPVESVRLPWSVPYGSFYIELDALSAFFLLPIFLLTGLSAVYGARYLWEPKNEKRLGSHWLFFCLLAVSMVMVAVSRNAILFLVAWEVMALSSFFLVTMDDEKESVQQAGWTYLVSTHLGTMVLFFFFILIGHKSGSLDFDHFAIAESNLYPHANLLFSLALIGFGSKAGMIPLHIWLPEAHPAAPSHVSALMSGVMIKTGIYGILRTLTWLGHPPVGWALTMIIIGSVSGVIGVLMALSQRDLKRVLAYSSVENIGIIFLGIGIGILGQATGTPAMTILGYGGALWHILNHSIFKGLLFFGAGSVLHGAKTLDLEQTGGLLKRMPWTGIPFLIGAVAISGLPPLNGFISEFMIFLGAFHGIQMLDALGAIPAILTIIALASIGGLSVACFTRTFGTLFLGHPRSSQASQAHEVKQAMRLPMVILATLCVVIGLSAPLTLVVVKPVLVSFTNDISTTGYLKLLSHVQPLLLRMLIITLLFAVIFATIYGLRKYFLSRKVASDSVTWDCGYVQPTSRMQYTASSFAQPITNLTSGVTRLQVHCKKPEGLFPTDGSFESESPDGIKEGFWSPVFKSTEWFLLRFRWIQMGSIHLYILYIAITLSALLIWKLR